The Periophthalmus magnuspinnatus isolate fPerMag1 chromosome 12, fPerMag1.2.pri, whole genome shotgun sequence region ataacatcataacattATCCAAGGCTGCATCAAAGAGATTACATAACTGGTGTTTGTGCTGCTCCTCTTTCTGCAGACACATTTCAACAGCACTGTTAAAATACTCGGGGCCTTTAGGCCCAGTGCAGCTTGTATGACTGCCCTGCCTCCCATCCAGACATTGCCCATATGCACACTCAGAGATGACAGAACTTATGAATAAGTAATCAAAGACCCATATACTCAGCCATTACACTCAAAACTTCTACCATGGGGGAATGATAAGTTGCAGGACATAGTATTACAAGATGAATGAGTATGTTCAGTATGAGTATCGTGGCCAAAATGAACCAGTCACTACCACCTCTAAAGATACTTGTTTGTGTGACCCACCTGTgaggttatatttttattttctgttcatGACTCATAGCAGTTTGTGgttttaattgttgtttttagcAGAGTAGTATTTAATTCAATGCATGAGAGCTAGACTAAGATGGCTTGAAAAACTTTAATATTACAGAGTCAATAAGTGTTTGTCAACAGTTGAGCATGGCGGGCCTTATAGCAACTGATTTATAGATGTTCATGTTGATTGTAACTATAAATACATAGCATGTGGGTGTATGGTTAATGGTAGAAATGCTCATAGAAGAAAAGCGCCACATTATTTCCTCAGTTGAAGAACTCTGAATGTATGTCTTTATAGTACAGACTAATTTGTAGCCTTTAGTTACTTTAACCTAAATTATCCCATATCTTAAACCATCAACGAGAAATTATTGATTTTTGGCCCCACAAAGCATGGTCCTCATGAAGTTACAACTTACAAAATCTAATGCCCACAATGTAATCATTTCTTGCCCACAAATGTGGATGTCTATCAAACAATATTCAACAATTTGTGTTCAAACTTGAGGACTCTGACTACAGATGAGGGAGAGGGACGCATGTGTTCAGGCTGTGGTACATTGGTGCTTCTGTCTGCAAAATGGAAGTGAGAGTCGAAAATAAAACTTGAACACTGGATATGTTGCATGATGTACAGTTATCTACACAGATCCTGACAGTGCCACATTGGGAAGCATTGGAGGATTCAAACAGGTTGACTCTATGAACCACATCAGTACTGTTGTGCTGTCcattatgtattttataaacatgatttaaagttataGGGAGATCAAATGTTATTTTGTGAAACAGCCATATGATCTCCTAGATGGCTGTGGCAATTaataagaccaaaataaaattgaatacaaaatcttggtaaaaaaaaagtatacccCCAGCCCTACGATCTCCCTCTTTGTTTCTATCTTggcaaaagcaaaagaaaagtcAAGACTGCCTGTCCTGAACCAGAGGAGTGCAAGCCAACTATTAGCTGTAAAGTCACAATGGACTTGTCATCCTCCTCTCAGTGAAGTGGGAGGCTCACCAGATCGCCACTGTCATGGTCCGCTCTCTCACTACTTTAGAGGCTGCTGCACTGAgaacatacatttaaatgatATTCTCTATAACAAACTGTACTTTAGGTGAAATACCTTGACTGTAGTCCAACattaaaaactatttcaaatcCTAGTGACATTGTAATAAAAAGACTGCCAAAACAAAAGAGAGGGCTGAAGAGGAAATTTCTGTTTGCTGTAACTCCTCTGCCCTGTATCACAAGACTTGAATTACTCATGTGGGGGGCTGTTGTGTGCGCACGTGGGCATGCCTCTGCTGAGGAATTCAGGAGAATTCAGGGGGAATTCAGGAAGACAATCAAATGTTATCTTCTTCATTTATGTGGTATTACCAAGTTTAGGGTTTGGTTATGTCCTGTATCGTTACAGTTTATTCTCTGTAACTACATTGgctaagtcattttttttttaataatcggtGGCCAAATAtgccctctctcttcacttttGGATCAAATTTACAATATGGTTTGGTAAATGCAGGTGCTCTGGATAGTGGCCTACTCAAAATATAGTCGCAGTATTTGCTTACTACCACTAAGCTACTATTATCCAACTAAATaggtaataatattaataaaatgcaattttattaatattataataaaattgGTTCATAATGAGTAAATTGGCATTGCAACAGTTTGCAGTAATTCCCTTTAGTAATCGCACATTATGTTGTTTAACTCTTATACCCTACACCATGAGGTCAGACTTCTGGACCCCCTCTTTAAGTCTTGTTGAAAACAGGATGTAGCAGTTGCTCAGGCCATGAACAGGTGGCTGTCAGCGTGACTGGAGCTTTTGATTTAAGCCTTACACTTGTGCCCAACTCTTTCACTCCATTATTCCGTTCATACGAGATACATACGGAGGCTCTTCTAGAACTTACACAGtaacatctttatttttcatAGTAGTTTTGCTAGGCCAGGTGGAACAAAACATGATGCACAATCAAAGTGGAGCTGTACACAAGGCTGAGGTGGGTACAAACTTTAAAAGGAGTGTGAAGTAGTACAAAATTGGAAAAAATGACTTTCCTAACTATTTACATTAGATGTGGGCAAGATTTCATGTGTCTGCatgctttgaaatgtgtttgttttcttcAAAAATTTTAAAGAAAATCCTGTAATAGCATatcaaaaatattatacaaTATGAAGACATTGATGAGAGATTTTGTGAAGCACATGGCTGGAAATCACATGAGTGTAGGCTGCATCATATTCAACTTCATAAAAGTCCCAGGTTTGTGGTTAGCAGGCTAAACAAATTTGGTCTTCAGGAACAGATCTTTGCTTTCACCATCACATAACATAGGCAACataaatttgacatttaattataaatgatTTATGCAATCctttttttaatgtataaaagtgcattttactTAATACATTTCAAAAGTGAAACACAGGTATACCTAGTTTCATTACACTATTCcaatcattgttttttttgtttgtttttttcttttaaaaattaaGTCCCCAAATCAGTATAACCTGACTTTCAGCACCAGTTAAATAATTGTTACTTATTATGTCTATgtcctttttatgttttgtaccAGTCATGTGAAAATGCTGCAAACCAATTTCTCCCAAAGACAAATGAAAGTCTATTCTTTTCTGAATGATCTCTGCTTTGGCTCTATATGCACCATATGATTCTAATATTAGAACACTCACTGTGAACTCGAACCAGAGTTCCTTTAGTTTACTGAATGCATCTTCCCATGTGCATTGTATTCtgcatgcatatatatatatatatatatatatatatatatatatatatatatatatatatatatatatatatatatatatatatatatatatatatatatatatatatatatatatatatatatatagtatatagttGAGATATATATACATCTCAACCAATTCTAGGGAAGAGACTGAAAATTGACTTTAGACACAAGTCTGCAcctttttttatcatttaaagtagAACAACTTTGAAAAGATATaatttacaatacaatttatagaccaaaatggGATATTGACTGAACCAATCCATTtatcttccacttatccggggctgggttgcgggggcaggAGTCTAACAGagacttcctccagctcctccaggggGACCCCAAGACATTCATAGGCcaaccgagagacatagtccctccagctgtgtcctgtgtcttccTCTGGGTTTTCAATATCGATACCAGTATTGTACTGGTGCATCTCTAACAGCTACTGTATCCAGTATGAGAAGATTATACAGGTATGTTCCAAACTGTATGTTTTTTCTGCATGCAGGAGCTTGGAGGGCTGTCTTCAGAACTGGGCTGGACATGAGGTCGCTCTGAACTGGCTGCCTGCTCCTGTGGGGTGGTGACAGGATGCCTGTGCAGGCAGCCCAGTGGACAGAGTTTCTGTCCTGTCCCATATGCTACAATGAATTTGATAGCAGTGGCCACCAGCCCATCAGCCTGGGCTGCTCCCATACAGTGTGTAAGACCTGCTTACACAAGCTGCACCGTAAGGCCTGTCCCTTCGACCAGACCCCCATCAACACTGACATCGACCTGCTGCCTGTCAACTGTGCTCTGCTGCAGCTGGTCGGTGCTCCGGTGAGGACACACTGTTCAAAGTTATCCTTCTTTAAGattcaatttttaaaaaaataatttttaatgaatttggacagagacattttaaaatgctcaaaaactgaaaatataatagcatgcaaaatgtgtattttctGGTATATGTAagtgtatgttttattatttagtatatgccccatgtaaaaaaaacttttgtctgcatttaattccagggatgtcttaaaaatgtcattCGGTTAAACGGACATATTTAAACACTGttattcaatttaaaatatattattgaaaAAGATAAACTGAGATCTACAAATAAACACTAGGCCATTACAAAGTTTTGAAGCATTTCACAATTTGCCCTAATACACCATCAACTTAACTCTGGTACCAATCTTTtcataaacatttcaaaattgGATAAAACTTAAGCATGTTAGTACTTTCCTTctttaaatgtataatttacatttaaagaaGGAAAGTACTAACATGGACACATGGACATTCTGGACACAAAAATGCCGACATCACATCACTGACCCACTTTATAATCATTTTTACTTATTCTGCATGCCATGTCTTGAAAGAAGagattttattatatataagttcaaaacaaaatgtaaaattttgaCCCACTTTATAATCATTTTTACTTATTCTGCATGCCATGTCCTGAAAGAAGagattttattatatataagttcaaaacaaaatgtaaatttttCCTTGTCTGAAAATATTAAGAAGCTTTCATGCACCTTAGTTTAAACATCACGTGGTTATAATTTAGTAAACATAAATATTCTCATTCTACAAATTAGTTGAGTCAAAATAATAGTTAGTTATTTCCCTAACATATAACATGTACCTGCATGTGTGTACCAGGTACCAGACATGAGACCATTAAGCCTGAGCAGTGCTGCAGAAGTGGGGCACTATGAGGTGTGCAGTGAATGTGTGGAGGAGCTGGCACTCTACCTAAAACCTATTGCCGGGGTCAAAGGTAATGCCAGAGAAGGTTCCATTATATAATTTGCATATAACTTAACATCAATACTAAACTATTATATTTGGGATGTTTTGGTCATTTGAACTCTGAATTTATGTAAACCTGATTTGACTACTTCATTTTCCAACCAAATTTTCCCACTTCATAATTAGTTTAGCAAAATCTGAAAGACatactacacaaaatgccttTGATTTGATCTTGAGGCCTTAACCATTAATGGCAGTCCTATTAATTGTAGGTGCTGCGAGCCCGAGCGTGCTGAGTCGGCCCATGCAGAGGAAGCTTGTGACCCTAGTGAACTGTcagctggtggaggaggagggccgAGTGCGGGCAGTGAGGGCAGGCCGCTCTCTGGGGGAACGCACCGTGACAGAGCTCATCCTGCAGCACCAGAACCCCCAGCAGCTCTCTGCAAACCTGTGGGCTGCTGTCAGAGCACGGGGCTGCCAGTTCCTCGGACCAGGTGAGACCGGCATCCTCATGATATTCCCTTGTAAATGATGACAAGAAGAAGAATATTTCAACTATAAAGATATATGTTGTATGACTGTCCCCTCTTGGGTGACCATAGACAATCAATTGCCTTCTTGGTTTATTAACTagcctatttttttttacagatatcCTGTCTGACACTGTCTATTCTGTTTATCTTATCCTGGTTCTCCTTGAAATCATAGTCCTTAGTTTGTATAGATATGTTTCTTGTTTTGAGTCAAATTGAACCTCTGTGGTGGTCTGTGGTTACTAAATCATGACATTACCAATAGTATCTCATTATTCTAATTCCtacctcaaaaacaaaactacattcTTTTGATAGTAGTGTCGATGACAGTTTGGTAGTTTCCAGTGTTCATTCTGATGGCTCGTGCTGCAGCTGATGTCCTGTGATGATTACTCATAGGGCAGATTCTGACTGAGAAAACATTTCTCACCATGATAAAACTATGAGTTCATTTCAAGTCTGAGGACACCTGCTTTCACCactacatttgttttctttaaattagaggaagtaaagtaagtaaactGTTTTCTTTCACTGACGATTTCTGGCAGCTATGCAGGAAGATGCGCTGAAGCTGGTTCTGTTGGCCCTAGAGGATGGCTCGGCTCTCTCCAGGaaggttttggttttgtttgtggtgcAGAAGCTGGAGGCCCGCTTCCCACAGGCCTCTAAAACCAGCATTGGCCATGTGGTTCAGCTGCTCTACAGAGCTTCATGTTTCAAGGtaaaacatgagactgaaatATGGACTTTATTGTATCAATTTActcactgacaaaaaaaaaaaaaagaaacaagcgATTGGCAATTTAGTTACAATAGTACTATAAGTACTGTAAGTATATTAGTTTCTCCTGAGAGTTgttgtgtgtatgcgtgtgtatgtgtgtgtacgtgtgcgtgtgtgagcaTGCACGTGTGTGTATTTCTGGAACAAGTTAACTGATAGTAGTATATGGTTGGTAGGGTAAGAAATGCCAGGTATCCATCAATGATGTAACAGTAAGGCTAAATTTGATCTGGTCATTTCAGACAGATGGACAGTGAGTGCTGCTGTTAAAGACAGGTTCACTTAACCGTTACTGAAGTATTTGTCTGCTCAGTTGAATGTGAAGTTGTCAGATTTTTTATAAGGCTTTccctttttttcaaatttggaCAGTACAAATTTATTTGAATGGAATGCCATTGGTACATGCCATTTCAAAAAAAAGGTTGTAAGCATCATGTAGTACATTTTCACACTGTCATTTAGTAGGTCAATGCAGGGAAGGATGGCGCTTGAGACTGGCATTTAGATTGGTGTATTGTCTACAGCGATAATTGTAActggaaatatattttatatttgtatttattcatagaAGTTGAATTCTaatcttttacttgagtttaaaCAAGATGGAAATCATTTTATGCAATAACAAAGTGCATAACAATTACCAATGCTGCTCAAGCAAGATAATTAAAGGGGCATTCTGCTATATATAACCAGAGCGTACACTACCACCTAAACATGATCTTAAAGTCTCTATCCCTCAACTTTTAGGTGACTAAGCGTGATGAAGACTCATCCCTAATGCAGCTGAAGGAAGAGTTCCGAACTTACGAGGCGCTCAGGAGAGAACATGATGCGCAAATAGTACATATCGCCATGGAAGCAGGCCTACGCATTTCACCTGAGCAATGGTCTTCGCTGTTGTATGGAGATCTGGTTCACAAATCTCACATGCAGTCCATTATTGATAAGGTGTAGGATTTTATATTAAAGACTACTATAAGATATGTTTTAACTGAAAACTAAATTCCctcttatttgtgttttattagttACAGTCTCCAGAGTCATTTGCCAAAAGTGTGCAGGAGTTGACTATAGTTTTGCAAAGAACTGGAGATCCAGCTAACTTAACCAGTCTGAGACCAAATCTGGAGCTGCTTGCTAACATAGACCACAACCCAGGTTTGTCTCCAGCATTTTATGCAAATGCTTTATTCCTACCAAATGCAAACTATATGCATATTGCTATATCTAACCTTATTTTACATGAATCTTGTACCACAGCCTAAATTACTCATTGGTCTCTGTGCAGATGCACCACCACCTTCATGGGAGGAGCTGGAAAGTGTGATGTTAGCTGTAAAACAAGTGGTTCATGGACTTGTTGAATTCATACAGAATTTTAGTAAGAAGAGTCATGATGCTCCACAGGTATGCAATTTTGATAATCCAgaaaccaaaatgtaaaatctgtcaaagtccaattgacagattttacattttgcttttactatggatcatacctggacgactgagggattacacagacaataacccaaaaataaattgtacttgGTTAACgattaaatacaattatttcaaaagttgttttctttttagccTCAGGCTAACAGCAAGTACAAGACCAGTATGTGCAGAGATCTGCGGCAACAGGGAGGCTGCCCCCGAGGAACCAACTGTACATTTGCACACACTCAGGATGAACTGGAGAAGTATGCACACTCTGGCACTGAAcaatagataaaaaatataatactaACAATTACATCATACTAGATTAATTGCAGTTCAACACATATTTTTAATCATCTTGACATAATCTTTTGTAATTATTTGGGTTTTGGTCTGGCAATGAGCAAAACGTTCTGAAAATCAAAACTTCCTTTAACGAttgtaattatttgttttttgtttgcaggTTTCGTCTAAGGAACAAGAAAAGTGGCAGCCTAAATCGTTCTCTCCAGTTGTTGCAGGGGGTCATGGGTAAGACTTTCACCGTTGAGGGCTCAGAGGCATCCACTGTGGCTGGTCAGGGCTCCAAGGGCTTAGGAGACACTGCAGTACTAGAGAGGGTGCCAAACCTCACCCACTCTCAGCTCATCTGCAGAGGGGCAGACATGTTGGAGGATGTCAAGAGAGCAGTGCCAAATGAATCCACTGTGGCTAATGGATCCAATGAGCTGTGTGCCACCAGGGTGTCTTCTGGGACAACAGAACAGTAAGaatttgttgttaaaaatgttttgatcAAATGCATGTTTATAATTCATTTTAGTTGATAGCGGTTCAGCTGAGACAATAGTCTTAGAGGTTAATTCTCCACTACCTGGATTACAGCACTTTAGCCAATTGTTATCATTCTAAAAAAATATTCTTCACTtaattgtattagtttagcataGGGCCTTACAAATAAAGATATACAGataatatacagataatatttATGATTACCTTAACCCCAGAACAGAGGGACACATCATCAAATCATAGCATAACTGgcattttttggtaattttttggcCACATTGCGTTTGCTGTCTGATCTTACTCTCCAGACCTTGCTGCACCTGTAGTTGTCAATTGCTCTGCCTCAGCTAATCATAAAGATTtctacagccaaaaacataaactgcacCAGTCATCTTATTGACATAAGCcctttattattcttttttccaaaaaaaactttatttattaaaaaattatTTATGCCAATTATTCTCTGAGGGTAATGAAATGTGTCCAAACCTCCTTCACTAAGCCTActctcatcagatctcagaaacTAAGcaaggctgggcctggttagtactcgGATAAGAGACtactgggaatatcaggtgccacagtggggcgccagtggcaaaaactgttgttgtgttcttgggtaagacacttcacccacattacctaatatgaatgtgatgtgttgGTGGTGGCTGGAGAGGCTTATGGCGCAGATTGGTAGCCTCACTTCCAGCATTCTACCTCAGGGGAGCTGTAGCTACTACTTATCACCACTGAGTATGAGgtgaataaataatacacaagATTGTAAAGCGAATTCTGGAAAAGTGCAATGtaagagcaaaagaaaaataaaaggttGACACaattttttcttgttgtttagAAAATCCATGTCCCCTCCAAGAACTCCTCTAAACCATCCCTTGGTGTCTTCTCCCTCGACAACTACTGGATGTGCTGATGGTAGTTCCCAAGTGGCCAAGCACAGTCCTTTTTTAACACGTGCACCACACCCTTCTCAAACCTCTGAGCTGTATTACCAGGATGCCCACTCACCCTACGACTCTCCCCAGTTTCAACAAACATGTGAGTAGTTCTGttcataaagaaaaaaacagatctaaCACATGCCCTTATTTAATTGCATACAATATAAGATTTCAGATTTCTaacaataatgttaataataatgttttccTGTGTTCTCCAGCAGGCTCCTTCTACCCCTCCACTCTTCACGCCCCACACAAAACTTGCATGGCTCGATTCCTTCGCTCCTCAAATGTCCCAGAATCCTCTCTGCCTCCTTCAATGGGCCCTCCACCATCTTCCTTCTCCAGTGACCTTCAGCCCTCACACccaccctcctcttcatcctctgggTATGCGCCTCACCCACTTAGAGAGCGAATAAGTCACCCTACTTTCCATGGCCATCCGAGTCAACCTCCATACGGCCCCCTTGCTCCTGCCCATGGTGTTTACGCCCCTCTCTACGACAGCAGGAGGGTATGGAGGCCACAGGTGAGCACTGTCATTCTCTAACACTTctcacaatacattttattctaGGCTGTCTGTCTGTATTCTAGctgtctaagcagagactctcCTGTTTCCCCTGTTTCTGAACACATATTAAGGTCTTACCCCAAGCGAGGCCACTTtattatatctatctgaaaggaggggCAAACTAccttgaaactgtaaacagctattgtctccagtttcagataAAAATACCCTGTTCAgcctttaacgaccctgctattgttctctttgtttgttttgggtctgaggatggggttatagatgggggagagatgggggcccccattcctgtttaaggaaagattgtctttcctaacaaaaatagcttctttaactcccctctcaaaccatttcttttctctggctaagatctgaacctcactatcttcaaaggagtggttagtggcttcaAGGTGGAGATTTATGGCGGACTGGGGTCTAGGGGAGCTCTCGCGCcgatgttggtacattctcttatggagtggctgcttagtttctccagtgtaacccgaaaagtaagacgaggaagtctgatgaagcgtatttagcacttggcttcaccgtgaccccggtgggacacgaggacagaccggtgtctgctgtggcagcggacaatatgaagccaaataagttaaggcgccaccttattacacctcagtcacgctgataagacgctggagttttttcagtgtaaacgtgccaaatattgccaacaatcatcccaCTTTGTGACACTTGTCACTTAAATCAGCGAGCACTGTTAACATATAAGGTGGcataccaaattgctaaatttcttgttttaatttgatattttttaatgtattaatgtattcatgttttaatgtattttaatgtgttattttgatatttattacattttaatttattaatttgatgtttatttaattatattttttatttgatatttaattcaatttcattatattttatttttttcagtatcaaatggttgAATCAGTTGTTccaacaatatatatatatatattgttcaaataagga contains the following coding sequences:
- the rc3h2 gene encoding roquin-2, whose amino-acid sequence is MPVQAAQWTEFLSCPICYNEFDSSGHQPISLGCSHTVCKTCLHKLHRKACPFDQTPINTDIDLLPVNCALLQLVGAPVPDMRPLSLSSAAEVGHYEVCSECVEELALYLKPIAGVKGAASPSVLSRPMQRKLVTLVNCQLVEEEGRVRAVRAGRSLGERTVTELILQHQNPQQLSANLWAAVRARGCQFLGPAMQEDALKLVLLALEDGSALSRKVLVLFVVQKLEARFPQASKTSIGHVVQLLYRASCFKVTKRDEDSSLMQLKEEFRTYEALRREHDAQIVHIAMEAGLRISPEQWSSLLYGDLVHKSHMQSIIDKLQSPESFAKSVQELTIVLQRTGDPANLTSLRPNLELLANIDHNPDAPPPSWEELESVMLAVKQVVHGLVEFIQNFSKKSHDAPQPQANSKYKTSMCRDLRQQGGCPRGTNCTFAHTQDELEKFRLRNKKSGSLNRSLQLLQGVMGKTFTVEGSEASTVAGQGSKGLGDTAVLERVPNLTHSQLICRGADMLEDVKRAVPNESTVANGSNELCATRVSSGTTEQKSMSPPRTPLNHPLVSSPSTTTGCADGSSQVAKHSPFLTRAPHPSQTSELYYQDAHSPYDSPQFQQTSGSFYPSTLHAPHKTCMARFLRSSNVPESSLPPSMGPPPSSFSSDLQPSHPPSSSSSGYAPHPLRERISHPTFHGHPSQPPYGPLAPAHGVYAPLYDSRRVWRPQLYHREDARSNSLPPEVLHSTVYQAPLRERFNSLDSNYCSGTEHRGLHRDYGRVPLGYEDLFRRKQEQWIHHHHHHHSSNRPAQSSPIFTIDFGTEHMESNGSPCMGCHFRGEESLAHYSPWSCGSLGPCISSFEPDSLTHTSAHSCSEHVELKNNESGCSGDGVTKPWLHSLDHYRRLKDEDPIIPFSEGPIISKWGAISRASRTGYHTTEPVQATACQASASTTAINFRDYNAHLDHSDYRWNSRGSNTSGHSHYLDSEQLCSSDLRGRRTSVGTGEKPYQTVYGLDEERLCESEPEPDRDIELELCALDMDDIDQQDVKSQDSESIDLASPQSDETSQHLLSPSCPSPQLTSSIEERPKTDISLPDKMDIHLLKKMAFRKSVSPGGIVSGGLSVGKLVLRTGPPHLGDSSSCACSEIPVTTAVLLNGS